One Georgenia wutianyii DNA segment encodes these proteins:
- a CDS encoding toxic anion resistance protein codes for MTNPLDLSRNEPTAVENPLHLEAPEPTTDVVVHEPEKVGGYILVDAETQQKHAETAQKFLDDLLATPLHSPEFQTKLAQLTSLGEGTMRQAADSTNRMLQRPASALAATGADPASRTGASLAELRQIVTELDPKRHDLTGARKVFKFLPGGSGIQRYFQKYESAQTQLDAITKALKGGQDELRMDNAAIQTERDALWASLEQLANYAVLARHLGDGLEQRIAGLRAEGRGEDAAALESDALFYVRQRHQDLMTQMAVSIQGYLALDVVKKNNTELIKGVDRALDTTLSALRVAVIVSQALGQQKIVLAQVDALNSTTSDMILATSELLRSQGADIQRQAAQATVDPAMLQQAFDNVFQAMDEIDRYKAEATQAMKQTVHVLEGQVSRARMQLERSRSSDTPDTTGGS; via the coding sequence ATGACGAACCCGCTCGACCTGAGCCGCAATGAGCCCACCGCCGTCGAGAACCCGCTGCACCTCGAGGCGCCGGAGCCGACCACCGACGTCGTCGTCCACGAGCCGGAGAAGGTGGGCGGCTACATCCTCGTGGACGCCGAGACCCAGCAGAAGCACGCCGAGACTGCGCAGAAGTTCCTCGACGACCTGCTCGCCACGCCGCTGCACAGCCCGGAGTTCCAGACCAAGCTCGCCCAGCTCACCTCGCTGGGGGAGGGGACGATGCGGCAGGCGGCGGACTCCACCAACCGCATGCTGCAGCGCCCCGCCTCCGCCCTGGCCGCCACCGGCGCCGACCCGGCGTCGCGCACAGGTGCCTCGCTCGCCGAGCTACGCCAGATCGTCACTGAGCTCGACCCCAAGCGCCACGACCTCACCGGCGCGCGCAAGGTCTTCAAGTTCCTCCCCGGGGGCAGCGGCATCCAGCGGTACTTCCAGAAGTACGAGTCCGCCCAGACCCAGCTCGACGCCATCACCAAGGCGCTCAAGGGTGGTCAGGACGAGCTGCGGATGGACAACGCCGCGATCCAGACCGAGCGCGACGCCCTGTGGGCCTCCCTCGAGCAGCTCGCCAACTACGCCGTCCTCGCCCGCCACCTCGGCGACGGCCTCGAGCAGCGCATCGCCGGCCTGCGCGCGGAGGGCAGGGGCGAGGACGCCGCCGCCCTGGAGTCCGACGCGCTCTTCTACGTGCGCCAGCGCCACCAGGACCTCATGACCCAGATGGCCGTGTCCATCCAGGGCTACCTCGCCCTCGACGTCGTGAAGAAGAACAACACCGAGCTCATCAAGGGCGTCGACCGCGCGCTCGACACGACCCTCTCGGCCCTACGCGTGGCCGTCATCGTCTCCCAGGCGCTCGGGCAGCAGAAGATCGTCCTCGCGCAGGTCGACGCGCTGAACTCCACGACGTCGGACATGATCCTCGCGACGTCGGAGCTGCTGCGCTCCCAGGGCGCCGACATCCAGCGCCAGGCCGCCCAGGCCACGGTGGACCCGGCCATGCTCCAGCAGGCGTTCGACAACGTCTTCCAGGCGATGGACGAGATCGACCGGTACAAGGCCGAGGCCACCCAGGCGATGAAGCAGACGGTCCACGTGCTCGAGGGCCAGGTGAGCCGCGCCCGGATGCAGCTCGAGCGCAGCCGGTCCTCCGACACCCCCGACACCACGGGAGGGAGCTGA
- a CDS encoding phospholipase D-like domain-containing protein, producing the protein MSFLATAPEAAVSAETVPGLLAHLWDEASRPDRQASEALYLTFNVSLEFFETRLLGISRAAGAAVTVIADANHYAPNSRAISGAGRSYVSGLAAIPGAFHPKVTVLAGPERALIGIGSGNLTVNGWHRNEETLTLVTADREHGCPAIVTEVIAWLRGLPDLVPITRLAADGIQRTAAELARLTSVAPPLDTGHRLVTTSGASIIDQLPVGHAERLDLYAPFHDPQGAALEALLTRYRPKELLVAVQPGLTVIDPHALQRAAASHGAALTFQPAGDVYRHGKLLQAVFSDGTGWTLTGSPNLTAAALLRPVEQLGNCEVGVLAPLAGSLYPGQDDAIPLDNVPTVRIDAPGEEKSERERFGQGLPVLLGAVLNGNQLDLQFAKPLPAGVVLEASRFDDLPEQYVSLGVLPAGRASVQLPIPEQFQPGTRLHVLVSTADGPVWGPDIHVTDPVGVLKRVSPSSSGRTNVDVHPGDLFGDPGVAEAWQKALTQLLSSRGRVALPRAAMGQHATTGPGEIRVRPAEGWHTVDAPDAWARYTDDATVRLGNQIADFAIGGLPKLTSTNAVQGGGAAPIWFDRFADIDPTAADDEHNAEEIDALEDQLEANAAPSVDHRKLSEREKARYRRWLHTLADLMKTAPAIDRSAMVGLILIATNLDIWDSATETPGWFDLFADAVRALPGDDVPEPLTSQLGSLAAVCLFRLDEAQPANGRTHQNQVFDDTRDELRDLIARADPDAVAANCESLGAGGRTGTAVLHVAPAAVWEHRNAILRADSHADALNKLQRNFPTSDVKALGPLTFEIRGDFTNTVKIAAQAITLVDGLPTVAVDAVGRSDRSTLIRHDDTLTHVTSIGQRTVYKTYRLTRLVDPVAIASNRELEQSARIDRAPWMALSPTAQRALDAVARVEHGSSSTANSLSPT; encoded by the coding sequence GTGAGCTTCTTGGCGACGGCTCCTGAGGCGGCTGTCTCCGCAGAGACCGTTCCCGGACTACTTGCTCACCTGTGGGACGAGGCCTCACGTCCTGACCGGCAGGCAAGCGAAGCGCTATACCTGACTTTCAATGTCAGCCTCGAGTTCTTCGAGACCAGGCTTCTCGGCATCAGCAGGGCAGCAGGCGCGGCCGTCACCGTTATCGCGGATGCGAACCACTACGCACCGAACTCGCGCGCCATCAGTGGAGCCGGGAGGTCCTACGTCTCCGGTCTGGCCGCCATACCCGGGGCGTTCCATCCGAAGGTGACCGTTCTCGCGGGTCCAGAGCGCGCGCTCATCGGCATCGGATCGGGAAACCTCACGGTCAACGGGTGGCACCGCAACGAGGAGACGCTCACCCTGGTCACCGCAGACCGTGAGCATGGCTGCCCCGCGATCGTCACGGAAGTGATCGCCTGGCTTCGCGGCCTACCCGACCTCGTGCCCATCACCCGCCTCGCGGCAGACGGCATCCAGCGAACCGCCGCGGAGCTAGCGAGGCTCACGTCCGTGGCACCCCCGCTAGACACCGGCCACCGCCTCGTCACTACGAGCGGTGCCTCGATCATCGACCAGCTCCCAGTCGGGCACGCGGAACGCCTCGACCTGTATGCCCCCTTCCATGACCCCCAGGGAGCGGCGCTTGAAGCCTTGCTGACCCGGTATCGTCCCAAGGAGTTACTCGTAGCGGTCCAGCCCGGCCTCACCGTGATCGATCCCCACGCGCTTCAGCGAGCTGCGGCCAGCCACGGCGCCGCCCTCACCTTCCAGCCGGCTGGCGACGTGTATCGCCATGGGAAACTGCTTCAGGCCGTATTCTCCGACGGCACCGGATGGACGCTCACCGGAAGCCCCAACCTCACCGCGGCGGCTCTTCTGCGCCCCGTCGAGCAGCTTGGCAACTGCGAAGTCGGCGTCCTGGCGCCGTTAGCAGGCTCCCTGTACCCCGGCCAAGACGACGCGATACCCCTGGACAACGTACCGACGGTCCGGATCGACGCACCCGGCGAGGAGAAATCCGAGCGCGAGCGGTTCGGTCAGGGGCTTCCTGTGCTCCTCGGCGCTGTCCTCAACGGCAACCAGCTCGACCTCCAGTTCGCGAAACCGCTGCCCGCCGGAGTCGTGCTCGAGGCAAGCCGGTTCGATGACCTGCCCGAGCAGTATGTAAGCCTGGGCGTACTCCCCGCGGGGCGCGCCAGCGTCCAGCTCCCCATCCCCGAACAGTTCCAGCCCGGCACGCGGCTACACGTGCTCGTCTCAACGGCGGATGGACCGGTCTGGGGCCCGGACATCCACGTCACCGACCCGGTAGGGGTCCTCAAACGCGTCAGCCCATCCTCAAGCGGACGTACCAACGTCGACGTCCACCCGGGCGACCTCTTCGGTGACCCGGGCGTGGCCGAAGCCTGGCAGAAGGCACTGACCCAGTTGCTCTCCAGCCGGGGACGAGTGGCCCTCCCACGTGCCGCAATGGGCCAGCATGCCACCACCGGGCCGGGTGAGATCCGAGTCCGCCCGGCGGAGGGCTGGCACACAGTCGACGCGCCTGACGCGTGGGCCAGGTACACCGATGACGCGACCGTGCGGCTGGGGAACCAGATAGCGGACTTCGCCATCGGTGGACTTCCCAAGCTGACGAGCACGAATGCTGTTCAGGGCGGCGGCGCCGCACCGATCTGGTTCGACCGCTTCGCAGACATTGACCCCACGGCCGCCGACGACGAGCACAACGCCGAGGAGATCGATGCCCTCGAGGATCAGCTCGAGGCCAATGCGGCACCATCCGTCGATCATCGCAAACTCAGCGAGCGGGAGAAGGCCCGGTACCGGCGCTGGCTGCACACCCTCGCCGACCTGATGAAAACGGCACCCGCCATCGACCGGTCCGCCATGGTTGGACTCATCCTGATCGCCACTAACCTCGACATCTGGGACTCTGCCACTGAGACGCCCGGTTGGTTCGACCTATTCGCCGATGCTGTCCGCGCCCTACCCGGTGACGACGTACCGGAGCCGCTCACGTCTCAGCTCGGCTCGCTTGCCGCGGTCTGCCTCTTCCGCCTCGACGAAGCCCAGCCGGCCAACGGGCGCACGCACCAGAACCAGGTCTTCGACGACACGCGCGATGAGCTCCGCGACCTCATCGCCCGCGCCGACCCGGACGCTGTCGCGGCGAATTGCGAATCCCTCGGCGCCGGCGGACGCACTGGCACGGCGGTCCTCCACGTCGCCCCTGCAGCGGTCTGGGAACACCGCAACGCGATCCTCCGTGCGGACAGCCATGCCGACGCCCTGAATAAGCTGCAGCGGAACTTTCCCACGTCGGACGTCAAAGCGCTCGGCCCGCTCACATTCGAGATCCGGGGCGACTTCACCAACACGGTGAAGATCGCGGCACAGGCAATCACGCTCGTCGACGGACTCCCGACTGTAGCGGTCGACGCTGTGGGACGGAGCGACAGGTCGACGCTCATCCGTCACGACGACACGCTGACCCACGTCACAAGTATCGGACAGCGAACCGTCTACAAGACCTACCGGCTGACACGCCTCGTCGATCCGGTCGCCATAGCGAGCAACCGCGAGCTGGAGCAAAGCGCTCGCATCGACCGTGCGCCGTGGATGGCCCTGTCCCCGACGGCGCAACGAGCGCTCGACGCCGTGGCGCGGGTCGAACATGGCTCATCTTCGACGGCAAACTCGTTGAGTCCTACGTGA